The Acidaminococcus fermentans DSM 20731 sequence TGGACCAGGCGGCGGACGGGTTCCGGGAAATCCGGAAACAGGAGGGCCTCTGCCGGTTCACCGGCTGCACCCATACCCATGAACCGGACTGTGAAGTGAAAGCGGCGGTGGAACGGGGAGAAATCGCCCCCAGCCGCTATGCTTCCTACTGCACCATCCGTCAGGAACTGGCGGATCCAAAGAAAAGAGGTAAAAAATCATGACCATCATTGCTCCTTCCATTTTGTCTTCTGATTTTTCCCGTCTGGGGGAAGAAGTGGCCCGCATCCAGGATGCGGGAGCTGACTGGTGCCATATCGATGTGATGGACGGCCAGTTCGTCCCCAACCTGACCTTCGGGGCCCCTGTGGTGAAATCCCTGCGGAAACGGACGGAGATGTTTTTTGACTGCCACCTGATGGTGGAAAATCCGGAAAACTATGTGGACAGCTTTGCCGCAGCCGGGGCCGACCTGATCTGCGTCCATGCGGAAGCCACCCACCATCTCCACCGGCTGCTCCAGAGCATCCACAGCAAGGGCATCCAGGCCGGTGTGGCGCTGAACCCCGCCACGCCGCTGTGCCAGATCGAGGAAATCCTGCCTTATGCGGACATGATCCTGATCATGAGCGTGAACCCCGGCTTTGGCGGGCAGAAATTCATCCCCACCAGTGTGGACAAGATCCGCCGGCTGAAACAGATGATCCGGGAGCGGGACCTGAAGACCCTGATCGAAGTGGACGGCGGGGTCAATGGGGAAACGGCCAAAGCCTGCCGGGAAGCCGGGGCCGATGTGCTGGTGGCCGGATCCTTTGTGTTCGGAGCGGCGGATATGCAGGAAGCGGTAGCGGCCCTGCGGTAAGACCATGAAAGCCTTTCTGCAGAAACACCGGCGGAAAATCAAATGGATCCTGCTCTGCGTCCTGGCCAGTTTTCTGGTGCTGGCATGGCTGGCCTACATTGCCAGTATCCATGCGGCCCAGATCTTCAACCGGGAAATGGCCAGGCAGCATTTCTTTGACGGGACCATTACCGTGGAACGGCTGACGGCCACCCCTCTGGGCCATGTACGGTTTGAAAATCTGGAATGGAAGGGCAGCCATGACGGCAACCGGGTATTCATCCCCAGAGGATCCTTCCAGGTGAAGCCCATGGATATCGTCCTGAGGAAAATCAGCACCCGGACCATCCAGGAACTGGAGCTGAACGAGGCGGAAATCGATCTGACCTTTACGGAGCATATGCATATCCGGGGCATCCAGGCGGCGGAACTGTCCCAGCCGGCGGCCCGGAAGGGAAAGAAGAAATTCGACATCAAGCTGAAAAACGTGGATGCCCGGGTGAAACTGAATCACTGCCGGATGACCGCACGCTACAGACAGCGGATCCATACCTTCCAGGATGTGAATGCGGATCTTCGCTACAACAGCAATGACCGGCTCACCATTGATTTTTCCACCGGGGAACTGGGCGGGACCCTGGAAGGAAAAGGGGTGGACATCCAGGGCAGTGTGGATCTGAAGCCTCCGGTTTCTACCTATGATCTGAAACTGGGCATCAAGGAACTGAATCCCTCCTCTCTGGGTACGGGGCTGAATATCCGGGAACGGGTCACCGCCAGTGCCACGGTAACGGGAGAGCTGCCGAAACCGGTGATCGTGGGAGAACTGTATATGCCCAATCTGAATCTGCCGGGTCTGAAGTTCACCGAGGTCAAAGGAAATTTCAAATACGAAGATGGATACATCGATGCCCAGAATGTAACGGCGGACATCTTCGAGGGGAACTGTGATGCCCGGGGCGGCTTCAACATCGACACCAAGGCCTATACGGTCAG is a genomic window containing:
- the rpe gene encoding ribulose-phosphate 3-epimerase, with translation MTIIAPSILSSDFSRLGEEVARIQDAGADWCHIDVMDGQFVPNLTFGAPVVKSLRKRTEMFFDCHLMVENPENYVDSFAAAGADLICVHAEATHHLHRLLQSIHSKGIQAGVALNPATPLCQIEEILPYADMILIMSVNPGFGGQKFIPTSVDKIRRLKQMIRERDLKTLIEVDGGVNGETAKACREAGADVLVAGSFVFGAADMQEAVAALR